The proteins below are encoded in one region of Amycolatopsis magusensis:
- the ahcY gene encoding adenosylhomocysteinase has protein sequence MSSESVAARLQTRNGIDFAVADLGLAEFGRKEIRLAEHEMPGLMALRREYSEVYPLRGARVSGSLHMTVQTAVLIETLVSLGAEVRWASCNIFSTQDHAAAAVVVGPHGTPEEPKGVPCFAWKGETLEEYWWCTEKMLTWDGEGPNMILDDGGDATMLVHKGTEFEKAGVVPSPDDNDPDEWKVFLGLLKESLAADTGKWTKIGEGVLGVTEETTTGVLRLYQLAAAGELLFPAINVNDAVTKSKFDNRYGIRHSLIDGINRGTDVLIGGKVAVVCGYGDVGKGAAESLAGQGARVIVTEIDPICALQAAMDGYQVKSLESVLPEADIIITTTGNKDVVMVEHMAKMKHQAIVGNIGHFDNELDMAGLARYPGIVRNNIKPQVDEWVFPSGRSIIVLSEGRLLNLGNATGHPSFVMSNSFSNQVIAQVELFTKHEEYDKEVFRLPKKLDEKVAKIHLEALGGELTKLTKEQAEYIDVDVEGPYKPDHYRY, from the coding sequence ATGTCGTCCGAAAGCGTTGCCGCACGGCTGCAGACCCGCAACGGGATCGACTTCGCCGTCGCCGATCTCGGCCTGGCCGAATTCGGCCGCAAGGAGATCCGCCTCGCCGAACACGAAATGCCCGGCCTGATGGCGCTGCGGCGTGAGTACTCCGAGGTCTACCCGCTGCGCGGGGCACGGGTTTCTGGCTCGCTGCACATGACCGTGCAGACGGCGGTGCTGATCGAGACGCTGGTCTCGCTCGGCGCCGAAGTGCGCTGGGCCTCCTGCAACATCTTCTCCACCCAGGACCACGCGGCCGCCGCGGTGGTGGTCGGCCCGCACGGCACCCCCGAGGAGCCCAAGGGCGTGCCCTGCTTCGCCTGGAAGGGCGAGACGCTCGAGGAGTACTGGTGGTGCACCGAGAAGATGCTCACCTGGGACGGCGAGGGCCCGAACATGATTCTCGACGACGGTGGCGACGCGACCATGTTGGTGCACAAGGGAACCGAGTTCGAGAAGGCCGGCGTGGTGCCGTCGCCGGACGACAACGACCCCGACGAGTGGAAGGTCTTCCTCGGCCTGCTCAAGGAATCGCTGGCCGCGGACACCGGCAAGTGGACCAAGATCGGCGAGGGCGTGCTCGGGGTCACCGAGGAGACCACCACCGGCGTGCTGCGGCTCTACCAGCTCGCCGCCGCGGGTGAGCTGCTGTTCCCGGCGATCAACGTCAACGACGCGGTCACCAAGTCGAAGTTCGACAACCGCTACGGCATCCGCCACTCGCTCATCGACGGCATCAACCGCGGCACCGACGTGCTGATCGGCGGCAAGGTCGCGGTGGTCTGCGGGTACGGCGACGTGGGCAAGGGCGCGGCCGAGTCGCTGGCCGGCCAGGGCGCGCGGGTGATCGTCACCGAGATCGACCCGATCTGCGCGCTGCAGGCGGCGATGGACGGCTATCAGGTCAAGTCGCTGGAGTCGGTGCTGCCCGAGGCGGACATCATCATCACCACCACCGGCAACAAGGACGTGGTGATGGTCGAGCACATGGCGAAGATGAAGCACCAGGCCATCGTCGGCAACATCGGCCACTTCGACAACGAGCTCGACATGGCCGGGCTGGCGCGGTACCCGGGCATCGTGCGCAACAACATCAAGCCGCAGGTCGACGAGTGGGTGTTCCCCTCGGGCCGGTCGATCATCGTGCTCTCCGAGGGCCGCCTGCTGAACCTGGGCAACGCCACCGGGCACCCGTCGTTCGTGATGTCGAACAGCTTCTCCAACCAGGTGATCGCGCAGGTCGAGCTGTTCACCAAGCACGAGGAGTACGACAAGGAGGTGTTCCGGCTGCCGAAGAAGCTCGACGAGAAGGTCGCCAAGATCCACCTCGAGGCGCTCGGCGGTGAGCTGACCAAGCTCACGAAGGAGCAGGCGGAGTACATCGACGTGGACGTCGAGGGCCCGTACAAGCCGGACCACTACCGCTACTGA
- the mtrA gene encoding MtrAB system response regulator MtrA yields the protein MKARVLVVDDDPALAEMLTIVLRGEGFDTAVVADGSRALPALRELKPDLVLLDLMLPGMNGIDVCKAIRAESGVPIVMLTAKSDTVDIVLGLESGADDYVVKPFKPKELVARVRARMRRTESEPAESLAIGDLTIDVPGHEVTREGKAIPLTPLEFDLLVALARKPRQVFTREVLLEQVWGYRHAADTRLVNVHVQRLRSKVEKDPEHPEVVLTVRGVGYKAGPP from the coding sequence ATGAAGGCACGTGTCTTGGTGGTCGACGACGACCCCGCCCTCGCGGAGATGCTCACCATCGTGCTGCGTGGGGAGGGGTTCGACACCGCCGTCGTCGCGGACGGTTCACGCGCGCTGCCCGCGTTGCGCGAGCTCAAGCCCGACCTGGTCCTGCTGGACCTGATGCTGCCCGGGATGAACGGCATCGACGTCTGCAAGGCCATCCGCGCCGAGTCCGGCGTGCCGATCGTGATGCTCACCGCGAAGAGCGACACCGTGGACATCGTGCTCGGCCTGGAGTCCGGCGCGGACGACTACGTGGTCAAGCCGTTCAAGCCGAAGGAGCTGGTGGCGCGGGTGCGGGCCCGCATGCGCCGCACCGAGTCCGAGCCCGCCGAATCGCTGGCCATCGGCGACCTGACCATCGACGTGCCGGGCCACGAGGTGACCAGGGAGGGCAAGGCCATCCCGCTCACCCCGCTGGAGTTCGACCTGCTGGTCGCGCTCGCGCGCAAGCCGCGCCAGGTGTTCACCCGCGAGGTGCTGCTGGAGCAGGTGTGGGGTTACCGCCACGCCGCCGACACCCGGCTGGTCAACGTGCACGTCCAGCGGCTGCGCTCGAAGGTGGAGAAGGACCCGGAGCACCCCGAGGTGGTGTTGACGGTGCGCGGCGTCGGTTACAAGGCCGGCCCGCCGTGA
- a CDS encoding dTMP kinase: MGRLVVIEGLDGAGKRTLTANLTKALHDGGATVGTLAFPRYGKSVHADLVREALHRGHGDLADSVYGMGMLYALDRRGAAGEIRESLDLHDVVLLDRYVSSNAAYAAARLHQDSSGEVVKWVRELEIDRFGLPVPDAQILLRVPREVAAQRAEQRAREEADRARDAFESDSGLQDRCGVVYDQLAAEHWLSRWFVLDGVSGVDAPALAAELRSL, translated from the coding sequence GTGGGCAGGCTGGTGGTGATCGAGGGGCTGGACGGGGCCGGCAAGCGGACCCTGACGGCGAACCTGACGAAGGCGTTGCACGACGGCGGCGCGACCGTCGGGACGCTGGCGTTTCCCCGCTACGGCAAGAGCGTGCACGCCGATCTGGTGCGTGAGGCGCTGCACCGCGGGCACGGCGATCTCGCCGATTCGGTGTACGGCATGGGGATGCTCTACGCGCTGGACCGCCGCGGCGCGGCCGGCGAGATCCGTGAGTCGCTGGACCTGCACGACGTGGTCCTCCTGGACCGCTATGTCTCCTCCAACGCGGCGTACGCGGCCGCGCGACTGCACCAGGACAGCTCCGGTGAAGTGGTGAAGTGGGTCCGCGAACTGGAGATCGACCGCTTCGGCCTCCCGGTGCCCGACGCGCAGATCCTGCTCCGCGTACCCCGTGAAGTGGCCGCACAACGCGCCGAGCAGCGCGCTCGCGAAGAAGCCGACCGAGCCAGGGACGCGTTCGAATCCGACTCCGGCCTCCAGGACCGCTGCGGTGTCGTGTACGACCAGCTCGCGGCGGAGCACTGGCTTTCCCGGTGGTTCGTGCTCGACGGCGTGAGCGGGGTCGACGCCCCCGCACTGGCCGCGGAACTCCGCTCACTCTGA
- a CDS encoding IclR family transcriptional regulator — MRNPEQSKGAPSQVQSVDRAISVLELLARQGETGITDIAAELGVHKSTASRLVSVLEARGLVEQLGERGKYVIGFGVVRLAGAATGRMDLARLGRQTCQALAESLGETVNIAVADEGGAINISQARGAAAITTQNWTGQRTPLHATSSGKVLLAYMPDTERRRILRRKLEQFTPRTHTDPAELATELERVAEDGFAASFEELELGMHAVAVPIHGAHGEVIGAMSASGPSYRLSRQRVRQIVRPMADAAAELSEQLGYFQY; from the coding sequence ATGCGGAACCCCGAGCAGAGCAAGGGCGCCCCGAGTCAGGTCCAGTCGGTCGACCGCGCGATCAGCGTGCTGGAACTGCTGGCGCGCCAGGGGGAAACCGGGATCACCGACATCGCCGCCGAGCTGGGCGTGCACAAGTCGACCGCGTCGCGGCTGGTCAGCGTGCTGGAGGCCCGCGGGCTGGTGGAGCAGCTCGGCGAGCGGGGCAAGTACGTGATCGGCTTCGGCGTGGTGCGGCTGGCCGGGGCCGCCACCGGCCGGATGGACCTGGCCAGGCTGGGCAGGCAGACCTGCCAGGCGCTGGCGGAGTCGCTCGGGGAGACGGTCAACATCGCGGTGGCCGACGAGGGCGGCGCGATCAACATCAGCCAGGCGCGCGGGGCCGCCGCGATCACCACGCAGAACTGGACCGGCCAGCGCACCCCGCTGCACGCCACGTCCAGCGGGAAGGTCCTGCTGGCGTACATGCCCGACACCGAGCGCCGCCGCATCCTGCGCCGGAAGCTGGAGCAGTTCACCCCGCGCACGCACACCGATCCGGCCGAGCTGGCCACCGAACTGGAGCGGGTCGCCGAGGACGGTTTCGCCGCCAGCTTCGAAGAACTGGAGCTGGGCATGCACGCGGTCGCGGTGCCCATCCACGGCGCGCACGGCGAGGTGATCGGCGCGATGAGCGCGTCCGGGCCGTCCTACCGGCTTTCGCGCCAGCGCGTGCGGCAGATCGTGCGGCCGATGGCCGACGCCGCCGCGGAGCTTTCCGAGCAGCTGGGGTACTTCCAGTACTAG
- the mtrB gene encoding MtrAB system histidine kinase MtrB: MTTGRRVAAFLRRRSIDFGELWRQSLQFRVTISTLALSSAVVFVLGMVLQNQITDRLIETKKAAAIAQTRAILDDAESELSGIDAAPDELKSRLGNALKKLASAPAGQDPTSASAGAFEPVLASADPSKSSETTVFAGPFEKVTPRLRQFVEGEQFSEQIHTAGVESARTTYLMIGAPITGAPRPLQLYLLFPLTAEQNTVSTVQNTLMVGGLVLLFLLVLITNLVTRQVVHPVRRAAAAAERFAEGELDQRLGVLGEDDLAKLAESYNEMAASIQRQIRQLEEFGQLQRRFTSDVSHELRTPLTTVRMAADVLHASREQFPPGLARSTELLVDELDRFEALLGDLLEISRLDAGVEELSAELIDARPIVLRVVEQVRVIAGDANSELEVDLPETPVEAELDSRRVERILRNLLANAVDHSEGQPVRVRLAANEHALAVTVQDFGVGLRTGEAGLVFNRFWRADPSRNRRTGGTGLGLAISHEDAKLHGGELEAWGEPDRGACFRLTLPLRQGEEWESSPLDLPPDVPPGGFIGIEPDEPAGEVSVTPDLVAAEREEAR; the protein is encoded by the coding sequence ATGACCACGGGCCGCCGCGTGGCCGCCTTCCTCCGCCGCCGGTCCATCGACTTCGGCGAGCTGTGGCGCCAGTCCCTGCAGTTCCGGGTCACCATCTCCACCCTGGCGTTGTCGTCGGCGGTGGTCTTCGTGCTGGGCATGGTGCTGCAGAACCAGATCACCGACCGGCTGATCGAGACCAAGAAGGCCGCCGCGATCGCGCAGACCAGGGCCATCCTGGACGACGCGGAGAGCGAGCTGTCGGGCATCGACGCGGCCCCCGACGAGCTGAAGTCGCGGCTGGGGAACGCGCTCAAGAAGCTCGCCAGCGCGCCCGCGGGCCAGGACCCGACCAGCGCCAGCGCCGGGGCCTTCGAACCGGTGCTGGCCAGCGCGGACCCGAGCAAGTCCAGCGAGACCACCGTGTTCGCGGGCCCGTTCGAGAAGGTCACCCCGCGACTGCGGCAGTTCGTCGAGGGCGAGCAGTTCTCCGAGCAGATCCACACCGCGGGGGTCGAAAGCGCCCGCACCACCTACCTGATGATCGGCGCCCCGATCACCGGCGCGCCGCGCCCGCTGCAGTTGTACCTGCTGTTCCCGCTGACCGCCGAGCAGAACACCGTCTCGACCGTGCAGAACACGCTGATGGTCGGTGGCCTGGTGCTGCTGTTCCTGCTGGTGTTGATCACCAACCTGGTCACCCGCCAGGTGGTGCACCCGGTGCGCCGGGCCGCGGCGGCCGCGGAGAGGTTCGCCGAAGGTGAGCTGGACCAGCGGCTCGGGGTGCTCGGCGAGGACGACCTGGCCAAGCTCGCCGAGTCGTACAACGAGATGGCCGCGAGCATCCAGCGCCAGATCCGGCAGCTGGAGGAGTTCGGCCAGCTGCAACGCCGGTTCACTTCGGACGTTTCCCACGAGCTGCGCACCCCGCTGACCACCGTGCGCATGGCCGCCGACGTGCTGCACGCCTCGCGCGAGCAGTTCCCGCCGGGGCTGGCGCGGTCCACCGAGCTGCTGGTCGACGAGCTGGACCGGTTCGAGGCGCTGCTCGGCGACCTGCTGGAGATCAGCAGGCTGGACGCCGGCGTGGAGGAGCTGTCCGCCGAGCTGATCGACGCGCGGCCGATCGTGCTGCGGGTGGTCGAGCAGGTGCGGGTGATCGCCGGTGACGCGAACAGCGAGCTGGAGGTCGACCTGCCCGAGACCCCGGTCGAGGCCGAGTTGGACTCCCGCCGGGTCGAGCGGATCCTGCGGAACCTGCTGGCCAACGCGGTGGACCACAGCGAAGGGCAGCCGGTGCGCGTGCGCCTGGCCGCCAACGAGCACGCGCTGGCGGTCACCGTGCAGGATTTCGGCGTCGGCCTGCGGACCGGCGAGGCGGGGCTGGTGTTCAACCGGTTCTGGCGCGCCGACCCCTCACGCAACCGCCGCACCGGCGGCACCGGCCTCGGCCTGGCGATCAGCCACGAGGACGCGAAGCTGCACGGCGGCGAGCTGGAGGCGTGGGGTGAGCCGGACCGCGGTGCCTGCTTCCGGCTCACGCTGCCGCTGCGCCAGGGTGAGGAGTGGGAGAGCAGCCCGCTGGACCTGCCGCCCGACGTGCCGCCGGGTGGGTTCATCGGCATCGAACCCGACGAGCCGGCCGGTGAGGTGTCCGTGACGCCGGACCTGGTCGCCGCCGAACGCGAGGAGGCCAGGTGA